In Candidatus Binatia bacterium, the sequence GTGGAAGGCGGCGAACGCGGGGGCGATCAACCTGGCGCCGCCCTTCCAGAAGCACAGCGTGGATCTGCAGGCCGATCCGGACGCCATCACCCAGGCGGGGGTGCGCTCCATCACCGTGAAGATCTTCTACAACCTGGGCGATGCCGAGCAGGTCCGGACCACGACGCTGAATCCCTCCAAGGGACAGCTCTCGGACCGCCTCGACTTCATCCTGCCGTCGAACGTCGTGGATTACGATTACGAGATCACGTGGCAGCTCAAGGGGAACCGGACGGTTTCGTCCGGCCGGAAGCGCGCCAACCAGTCCGTCCTGTTCGTGGACGAAGTGGCCGCGGGTTGAGGGGGGACGCCATGAACGCATCCATCGGAACGATCCTGACGCTTCGATTCGCGCGAATCCTGGCGGCCGCGCTGGCCTCGTTGGCCGGAATCGCCCTGGCCGGCTCCGCGCTTGCCTTCGACACGGGGCCGCACTTCGACATCACCGAGGACGTCCTCAAGTCGGAGGGATTCTCGCCCGCCGCCATCGCGACGGCTCAGAGCGCCAACTTCCTCGTCGACTTCTACGAATTCATCGGCAATCCCAAGCTCGCGTCGATCCTGGATCCCGCCTGCCGGAAGGCGGTCGAGCGGGTTCTCGTCAACGGCGATGCCCAGCACTTCGACGATCTCGACTCGACGCGCGACGTGGCGCAGAAGTGGGACGCGATGCTGGCGAACACGCAGAGCACGGCCGCGGCGAAAGCGAAGGCGGGCGACCTGCTTGGGCTGATGGCCCTGCTGGGGATGTCGCTCCACAACGTGCAGGACTTCTATGCGCACAGCAACTGGGTGGAAGGAGGGACGACCGGCCCGCCACTCGGCAAGGGGGCCTGGGCCAAGTATGGCGACCATCCCACCTGGCTCTCGGTGGACCGCGCGGACCGCGAGGCCGTGGACGTGTATACCCGGCGCGAACGGGGGGTTCCCAAGCGGACGCACGGCGACTGGGACAGCAATGCCGATGCCCTGAACAAGGACTGGCAGGGGCGGCCGCATCACTCGGACGCCTACATCTGCGCCTACTTCGCGAGCCGCCAGTGGGTCCGGCTCTTCCGGGATTTCGTGGGTGATCCGGCCGTCTGGAGCAGGATGCAGGCGTTCAGCAAGTCCACCTTCGACCCCAGCCGCGACTGGGACTACGCGCGCAAGATCTCGTTCTACGGCGGCCACTGGAACGGCAACGGAGGACCGACCACCCTGGGAAGCGCCTTCAGCGCGCGCACCGCGGCGACCTCGCCCGACCTGCTCGCGAACGCGGTGCTCAACTACATGTACGGGCGCTGCCTCACGACCAAGCCGGGCGCGCTGCGAACCGAGGCCGAGAAGCTGCTCTTGTCCTGGGGCGCCATGCCCTACAAGGGCCCGGTCAATCCGACGTTGCCGAGCCCCGCGCCCGAGACCATGCAGTTCGTGCGGCTCCAGGTCCATCGCATCGACAACATCAACGGCGATGACGGCTTCGGGGGCGGAGAAATGGACTGGTACAGCCGCGCCGCCATCGATGGGCAGCGCTACTGGTCGGGGCTGATCGACGAGCACGACAATTTCGACTTCGACAAATCGCCCTATGCTCCGTGGACGATGACCAAGGCCGTCACCTCCTCCGCGTCCGAGGTGCCGATCCTCTTCCAGCTGATGGAGCTCGATTACAGCGACGACGACCAGGTGGACGTCAATCCCCGCTCGGGCGCGCAGAGCCTCGTCCTGCGCTACTCGCTCGCGGGGGGAACGCTCCGCGGGGACGTCACCGGCCCCTCCACCTTCACGGTCGAGGGCAAGGGAGACTGCGACTGCGCCCGGCTCAAGATGAGCGTGGACCGTCTCTCGGGAAGCTGCCTCAAGTGACGGCGGCCGCCTCCTAGCGCCGCCGCCGCGACCCGGTGTTCCGCACCGTCGTCCCCTTCTTCTTTCCCGGCGGCGGGTGGCTCTCGATCCGCCGGCTAGCGGCCGTGGTATCCGCCTTCGCTGAGATCCCCGCCTCGCGTTTCACTTCCGACGTCGAGGGGTGGACCGGCGCCGTCGCCGCGATCGGGACCTTGTGCTGGTCGATCTTCGGCTGGCCGTAGCGCTTCAGGTCGATCTTCACGAGGTCGGCCAGCTTGACGTTGCCCTTCTTGTCCACCGCGTACGTCTGGAGCTCGCCGCCGCCGAACCACAGCCGGATCAGCGTGAAGTTGTTGACCATCGCCGTGTAGACGTTCTCTGGCTTGATCGTGCCCCCGGCCACGTGGTACTCGGCAAAGAGCTGGGCCGCCTTCGCCGGAGGAGGCAGCGGATGAAGCGGCGCGCCGCCTCCGCCCTGGACGATGCAGATCAGCACGCCGCCGTCGGGGAAGGTCATGAGGGCGCGTTCGTAATCGTGCTCGTGTCCCCCGGCCAGGACGGAGATGCCCGCATCGCGCATCGCGCGAACGATCTGCTCGCGGCGCTCCTGCATGACCGGGTCCATGTTCCAATCGTGGCGGTGATAGCCGGCCGACATGGGCGGACTGTGGAAGAAAACGAACGACGGGCCGTGGTGCTCCTTGAGTCGCGCCGTCAGCCAGTCGACCTGCTCCTTCGAGTACTTCACCTGCACTTCCTTGGACCAGTGAACCCCCGGCATCGTGATCGGGTTGGTGTCCAGCGCCACGAACCGAACCCAGCCGTCGGCGGAGTCGAAGCAGTAGTAGAACCGATCGCCCGCGATCGGAAGTCCGGTCGCGACGCGCCAGTTCGCGACGCCCGTCTCGGTGTGGGTCTTCTCGTGGTTGCCCGGCATTGCGAAATAGGGAACCCGGGTCATGAGCGGTTCGCTGAGGCGAAGGAAACGGCGCCACTGGGCCGGGTTCGTGCCGTCATAGACGAGGTCTCCCGTGTTGATCGCGGCGGCCACCTTCTTGTTCTGCATCTTCAGCGTGTCCAGCTTGGCCATGATCGCGTGAAGAACCTGCTTCTCACGCCCGTAGGTCGGCAGTCCGCGCAGGAACGGCGGAATGTCGCGCACGATCGCGACGTCGGGGGGGAGGAGGCCCTTCACGAGCATCCAGGGAATGGTGATCAGCGCGCGTCCCAACCGGAGCGGGTTCGGGGAGAGGCCCTTCTGGATGACGGCCAGCTCGGGCGCGAGCTTCGTCATGCGATAGCCGGGGCGGTTGTCACCGAACAGGAGGATGTTCAGCGTGTCGGCGGTGTAGCCGTCGAGGAGCTTGCCCAGATACCGCCGGGAGGAGTCTCCCGTGCCGGGCTGAAATCCGATCACGGTGTCGGGAAGGAAGAGGGCGCGTTCGCGCACCGGATGGCGCAGCGCGCGCTCGGGATGGTGGCCGCCCGTCGTGTCCGCGGGAGTGAGCGGCTGTTCGACGAACGTCAGCCGTCCCGTATGGGCGCAGCCGAGGACCAGGAGCAGAACAGAAAGCGGTGCCGCGGCGCGCCGCCACAGACGACTCCTGATGGCAGCGGCGCCGAACGGACTCGCGCTTCGAGCCATGACGCGAATCTCCTTCCCCTCAGCCCCGCCAGAATCGTAGCAGGAAACGATCCACGGTGTGACAGTATCCGGCCATGATCCGTTCCCTGGGCCCCGAGGCGCCGGGATTGCCAAGGCTTGCGGTCGGCACCCTTGCAACACTCCTGGTGGCGAAGCTGCTGCTCCACCTGGCGGCAATCGGGCACTACGGGTATTTCCGGGACGAGCTTTACTACCTTGCGAGCACCGAGCATCTCGCCTGGGGTTACGTCGAACATCCTCCCTTCTCGATCGCGCTCCTGGCGCTCGTCCGGTCGGTCCTTGGAGATTCGCTGCCCGCACTGCGGCTGGTTCCCATCCTGTCCGGAGCCGCCGTCGTGCTCCTCACGGCGGTCCTGGCGCGGCGCCTCGGCGGCGGACGCTTCGCGCAGGGCATCGCGGCGCTCGCGGCCGTGATGGCGCCGGCTTTCCTGGGCACCCACCGCTACTACTCCATGAACGCACTCGATCTCCTCTTCTGGACGCTCGCGTCGCTCGCAACGCTCCAGGCGCTGGAGCGAGGGCGGGCGCGCGACTGGTCGGCGCTCGGCGTGCTGCTCGGGCTGGGCCTCCTGAACAAGGTCAGCATGGCGTGGTACGGCGGCGGACTCGCGATCGGACTTCTCGCCACGCGGCAGCGCCGGGCGCTGCTCGGGACCGGGCCCTGGCTCGCGGGCGCGATCGCGCTCGCCCTCTTCGCGCCGCACGTGGTGTGGCAGATCCAAAACGGCTGGCCCACCCTGGAATTCATCCGGAACGCGACCTCGCTCAAGATGGCCGCGACCACGCCGGGCGAGTTCCTCCGGGATCAGATCCTGACCCTGAATCCCGGCGCAGCACCGCTTTGGATCGCGGGGCTGATCTACGGCCTGGTCGCGCTGCGGGGCCGCCCGGGGCAGGTTCTTCCCTGGATCTACCTCTCGGTTCTGGTCCTTCTGCTCGCGCAGGGGCACAGCCGAGCGTCCTATCTCACGGTCGCCTATCCGCCGCTGCTCGCCCTGGGCGGCGTGGCGGTCGAGCGGTGGACCGGCGCGACCCGGCGCTGGGTTCGCCCCGCGCTCGCGGCCCTCATCCTCCTGACCGGGCTGGTCGCCGTGCCGCTGGCGCTTCCGGTGCTGCCCGTCCGGACGTTCGTGCGCTACCAGTCCGCCCTCGGCATGGCGCCCCGAACCGAGGAACGGAACGCCATGGGCGCGCTGCCGCAGGATTACGCGGACATGTTCGGCTGGGAGGAGATGGCCGCCCTGGTCGCGAGAGCGTACGACCGGCTCACGCCCGAGGAGCGCGGGCGCTGCCTCATCTTCGGCCAGAACTACGGCGAGGCCGGAGCGATCGACGTGATAGGGCGGAAGCTGGGCCTGCCGCCCGCCATCAGCGGACATAACAGCTACTGGCTCTGGGGACCGCGGCGGCGCGAGTGGGAGGTCGTGATCATCATCGGCGGCGACCGTAAGGACAACGCCGCGTTCTTCGATCGGATCGAGATCGTGGGCCAGACGCGGTCGGAGTGGGCGATGCCCTACGAGCGGGGGCTGGACGTGTCCATCGCGCGCGGGCCGAAGATGTCCCTGGCCGAAGCGTGGCCGCGCGTGAAGCAGTACATCTGAGGAGGCCCGCGAAGAGCGCGCGGAAGCGGGGCGCTACCGGAGCAGCGTGAACTTCTTCGTCAGCACGCGTCCGGCCGCGGCGAGCCGCGCGAAGTAGACGCCCGAGGCCGCCGGCACGCCGCCGGCGCGCCCCGACCACTGGACGGTGTGCGGCCCCCGGTCCCAGGTGCCGCTGGCGAGCGTCTCGATGCGGTGGCCCGAGGCGTCGAAGATCCCCACCTCCACCTGTTCCGGTCCCGGAAGCGAGATGGCGAGCGTCGCGCCCCGAGGCGCCGGGTTGGAGGACGTGATCCGGAGCGATGGCGCGGCGGAGGCGTCGCCCTCGGAATCGGCGTCCGCGATCGAGCCGGAGTAGCGGAACAGCCAGAACGTTCCGCCCAGGTTCAGCACGAAGAAGTCGTTTCCCTCGTCGTAGTCGAGATCGACCGAGTAGAAGCGGGGAGGATTCGCCGGGAACGCCTCCGGGAAGAGCTGCTCCCACGTCTGGGTCGCCGGACGGAAGATCCAGGTGTCCGACAGCGTGACGTCCTTGGCCGTGATGCCGCCCCACATGAGGATCACGTCGTGCCGGCTGTCGCGGGCGAAGTGGGCGAAGCGCCGCGCGGCCGGCCACGGCTCCTGCTTGGGAACCTGGCTCCAGCGGTTGGCCCC encodes:
- a CDS encoding metallophosphoesterase, which encodes MARSASPFGAAAIRSRLWRRAAAPLSVLLLVLGCAHTGRLTFVEQPLTPADTTGGHHPERALRHPVRERALFLPDTVIGFQPGTGDSSRRYLGKLLDGYTADTLNILLFGDNRPGYRMTKLAPELAVIQKGLSPNPLRLGRALITIPWMLVKGLLPPDVAIVRDIPPFLRGLPTYGREKQVLHAIMAKLDTLKMQNKKVAAAINTGDLVYDGTNPAQWRRFLRLSEPLMTRVPYFAMPGNHEKTHTETGVANWRVATGLPIAGDRFYYCFDSADGWVRFVALDTNPITMPGVHWSKEVQVKYSKEQVDWLTARLKEHHGPSFVFFHSPPMSAGYHRHDWNMDPVMQERREQIVRAMRDAGISVLAGGHEHDYERALMTFPDGGVLICIVQGGGGAPLHPLPPPAKAAQLFAEYHVAGGTIKPENVYTAMVNNFTLIRLWFGGGELQTYAVDKKGNVKLADLVKIDLKRYGQPKIDQHKVPIAATAPVHPSTSEVKREAGISAKADTTAASRRIESHPPPGKKKGTTVRNTGSRRRR
- a CDS encoding glycosyltransferase family 39 protein codes for the protein MIRSLGPEAPGLPRLAVGTLATLLVAKLLLHLAAIGHYGYFRDELYYLASTEHLAWGYVEHPPFSIALLALVRSVLGDSLPALRLVPILSGAAVVLLTAVLARRLGGGRFAQGIAALAAVMAPAFLGTHRYYSMNALDLLFWTLASLATLQALERGRARDWSALGVLLGLGLLNKVSMAWYGGGLAIGLLATRQRRALLGTGPWLAGAIALALFAPHVVWQIQNGWPTLEFIRNATSLKMAATTPGEFLRDQILTLNPGAAPLWIAGLIYGLVALRGRPGQVLPWIYLSVLVLLLAQGHSRASYLTVAYPPLLALGGVAVERWTGATRRWVRPALAALILLTGLVAVPLALPVLPVRTFVRYQSALGMAPRTEERNAMGALPQDYADMFGWEEMAALVARAYDRLTPEERGRCLIFGQNYGEAGAIDVIGRKLGLPPAISGHNSYWLWGPRRREWEVVIIIGGDRKDNAAFFDRIEIVGQTRSEWAMPYERGLDVSIARGPKMSLAEAWPRVKQYI